A segment of the Asinibacterium sp. OR53 genome:
AGCAGACCACTACCAACCTGCGTTATAAGCACGGCCGTAACCTGGCTTTTGACGCCAAAGATGTACTCGCTTTCCGTGATCCGCGTGAAGCGGGACTGCCGGTCCCTACGGTGAATTCTTCTTTCATTTTTGCGAGGGAGGATGGCTATCTCTGTTATCCCAATAATTACAACCATTATGTGAACTATTACCGCAATACTTTCCAGCATGGCGGGGTAAGCCTGGAGGAAATGATCGTTCCCATTGTAAAGATGGTGAGCAAGGGTTGAGAATGTGAATAACTACTGCCATCCGGCACCCGCCGTGGGTGGCAGTTTCGGTATATTTGCTTATTATGAAGTATACGCAATCGACATTAACGAAACTGGAAGCCGTGTTGGGAGAGAGTGGTTATGTACTCCGTTATGAAAGGGGCACTTTTCAAAGCGGATGGTGTGTGCTGGAAGCGAAAAAAGTAGTGGTGCTGAACAAGTTTCTCAACGTGGAAGGGCGTATCAATACTTTATTGGAACTGATCCCGCAACTTCCCATCGATTTCGATAAATTGACCCTTGAGTCACAGAAGCTTTACGAAGAAGCGGTAAAGAAACTGGAAACCGCGTGAGTAGTCATGTACCACTGACGATTACTTTTTTGGGAACAGGAACGAGTACGGGTGTGCCCATGATCGGATGTACCTGCGTCGTTTGCACCTCACCCGCCCCCCACGATAAACGCCTCCGGAGCAGCATACTGGTTCAATCACCCACTACAGCTATTGTGGTAGATACCACACCCGATTTTCGTTACCAGATGTTGCGCACGCATACCAACCACCTCGATGCAATATTGTTCACGCATTCGCACAGGGATCATTTAGCGGGACTGGATGATGTACGGGCTTTCAATTTCTTTACCCGCAAAGCGATGGATATATATGCCAGTCCGCAAACCGCCGAAGCCATCTACCGCGATTTTTATTATGCTTTTGCCGATACCCGCTACCCGGGCGTGCCGGAACTGAACATGATCACCATCGAGGATACGCCTTTCACCATTGGGGATATTGAAGTCATTCCTATTGAAGTGATGCACCATAAAATGCCGGTGTATGGTTTCCGCTTTGGTCCCTTCACTTATATCACCGATGCGAATAAGATAGCGCCTGCATCCAAAGAAAAGATCAAGGGCTCATCGGTATTGGTGTTGAACGCACTGCGCAAAGAAGCGCATATCTCGCATTTTACGCTCGATGAAGCGGTGGGCCTCTCACAGGAACTAGGCGTGCCGCAGGCTTACTTCACGCACATCAGTCACCAGTTGGGTACACACGAAGCCGTTAACAAAGAATTGCCCCCGAATATACGCCTGGCTTATGACGGGCTGGAGCTGCATATCTAAATTGGGTATAAACACCTGATCGACATAGCGGCTGCATGCATTTGTTTTGTATGCATGAAAAAATTACGCAGCGATTATTTCAGTTTCAGTAAAAAAGAACGTATAGCAGTAGTGGTGTTACTAACGCTTACGGGCATTTTCCTTGCATTGCCGTATTTTTTCAGGAAGGATGTATCGCCACCTGCGTCGATTCCTGTTCCTGCAAAAGATTCGGTATTGGCGAATGGAATAGTAGATAAGCCGGTGCCGGCGCCGGTGCCACGAAAGCTTTTTTATTTCAATCCGAATACGATCACTGCAGAAGAATGGAAGGCACTGGGATTGCGGGATCGAACAGTGAAAACGATTTTGAATTACCGGGAGAAAGGCGGCCGGTTTCGGCAGGCAAGTGATATTCGTAAAATATGGGGACTGGCACCAGCAGAAGCGGAAATATTGCTTCCTTATGTGCGGCTTCCAGCCTTGCCTTCGAAACAGGAAAAAGAAATCGTTGTTGCTCCCAAGCCGGGAAAACTGCTGCACAATATTGATGTGAATAAAGCTGCCGTGGAAGAATGGAAAACATTACCGGGCATTGGGGAGGTACTTGCCAACCGGATAGTGCGTTTCAGGGAAAAATTGGGTAAATTTAATACAGTAGAGCAGGTAGGAAAGACCTATGGATTGTCAGATTCTGTGTTCCGCCAACTGAAACCATACCTGCAACTGGATACCCTGCATTGATGTAGTGAAAGATTATTTGTTTTAAATACTAACAAACGGTAGTTTTGTTTATAAAGGAGGCTGCCCGAATTCGATTGCTCGGTAAAGGTAGCCTCCGTCTATTTAAAAAACAGGATATGAACTTTCAGCCGAGTGAGGTTACACTAGAAGTGGCCCGTGCAGCGCGGGACTTCGCTGCACGGGAAATCAGGCCTTATGTGATGGAATGGGATGAACAACAGCATTTTCCATTGGAAGTACTGCAATCATTGGGCAAACTGGGTATGATGGGGGTGTTGGTACCAGAACAATACGGCGGTGCCGGTCTGGGATACTTTGAATACAATGCCGTGATACAGGAGATTGCCAAAGTATGCGGCTCTATTGGATTGAGTGTGGCGGCGCATAATTCACTTTGCACCAATCATATCCTCAGCTTTGGTTCGGAAGAGCAAAAAAAGCAATGGTTACCTAAGCTGGCAACTGCAGAATGGATAGGGGCCTGGGGACTCACCGAGCCCAATACAGGCAGTGATGCCGGTAACATGAAAACTACGGCCGTAAAAGATGGTGATCATTGGATATTGAACGGTACCAAGAACTGGATCACACATGGCAGAAGCAGTCACCTGGCTGTGGTTGTCTGTCGCACCGGTGAACCACGCACCCGCTCCAATGCAACGGCTTTTGTGGTGGAGAGAGGTACGCCGGGTTTTACAGGCGGGAAAAAAGAAAACAAGCTGGGCATGCGTGCCAGTGAAACGGCAGAAATGATCTTCGAGAATTGTCGTATTCCCGATTCGCATCGGCTGGGTGTTGTTGGAGATGGCTTCAGGCAGGCATTGACCATACTGGACGGCGGACGTATTTCCATTGCCGCCTTATCTGTAG
Coding sequences within it:
- a CDS encoding MBL fold metallo-hydrolase; its protein translation is MSSHVPLTITFLGTGTSTGVPMIGCTCVVCTSPAPHDKRLRSSILVQSPTTAIVVDTTPDFRYQMLRTHTNHLDAILFTHSHRDHLAGLDDVRAFNFFTRKAMDIYASPQTAEAIYRDFYYAFADTRYPGVPELNMITIEDTPFTIGDIEVIPIEVMHHKMPVYGFRFGPFTYITDANKIAPASKEKIKGSSVLVLNALRKEAHISHFTLDEAVGLSQELGVPQAYFTHISHQLGTHEAVNKELPPNIRLAYDGLELHI
- a CDS encoding helix-hairpin-helix domain-containing protein, encoding MKKLRSDYFSFSKKERIAVVVLLTLTGIFLALPYFFRKDVSPPASIPVPAKDSVLANGIVDKPVPAPVPRKLFYFNPNTITAEEWKALGLRDRTVKTILNYREKGGRFRQASDIRKIWGLAPAEAEILLPYVRLPALPSKQEKEIVVAPKPGKLLHNIDVNKAAVEEWKTLPGIGEVLANRIVRFREKLGKFNTVEQVGKTYGLSDSVFRQLKPYLQLDTLH
- a CDS encoding acyl-CoA dehydrogenase family protein: MNFQPSEVTLEVARAARDFAAREIRPYVMEWDEQQHFPLEVLQSLGKLGMMGVLVPEQYGGAGLGYFEYNAVIQEIAKVCGSIGLSVAAHNSLCTNHILSFGSEEQKKQWLPKLATAEWIGAWGLTEPNTGSDAGNMKTTAVKDGDHWILNGTKNWITHGRSSHLAVVVCRTGEPRTRSNATAFVVERGTPGFTGGKKENKLGMRASETAEMIFENCRIPDSHRLGVVGDGFRQALTILDGGRISIAALSVGIAKGAFEAARQYAQERHQFDQPIANFQGISFKLADMATEITAAELLVAQCCDLKERHEKVTKQSAMAKYYASETAVKVATDAVQIFGGYGYTKDFPVEKYYRDAKLCTIGEGTSEIQKIVIAREALQG